A window of Primulina huaijiensis isolate GDHJ02 chromosome 9, ASM1229523v2, whole genome shotgun sequence contains these coding sequences:
- the LOC140985122 gene encoding methylsterol monooxygenase 1-1-like: protein MLPFQTLQEAEVSLGRNLTFAETLWFKYSHQKSDNFLYCHNTIFLFVFYTLLPLPYVIVELVRSEKIDRFKIQPKVKNSLSNMLDCYGKVLRTFVLAVGPLQFFSFPVIEWIGIKTSLPLPSGTEIFLQILVYFVVEDYANYWLHRSLHCKWGYDKIHRVHHEYVAPIGFAAPYAHWAEIIILGLASFLGPLLVPGHMVTFWLWMILRQMEAIETHCGYDFPWSPLKYIPFYGGAAFHDYHHYVGGKSQSNFASVFTYCDHIYGTNKGYRYMQKEAFQKTREKQRQE, encoded by the exons ATGTTGCCATTTCAAACCCTTCAAGAAGCAGAGGTTTCTCTTGGGAGAAACCTGACGTTTGCCGAGACATTATGGTTCAAATACTCTCACCAGAAATCTGATAACTTTCTGTATTGCCACAACACAATTTTCTTGTTCGTTTTCTACACGTTGCTGCCGTTGCCTTACGTGATTGTAGAGCTGGTGCGTTCGGAGAAAATCGACAGGTTCAAGATTCAGCCGAAGGTCAAGAACTCCCTGTCAAATATGTTGGATTGTTACGGGAAAGTTTTGAGGACGTTTGTCCTTGCTGTGGGGCCTCTGCAATTCTTTTCTTTCCCAGTTATCgag TGGATTGGAATAAAGACTAGTTTGCCATTGCCATCCGGCACAGAGATATTCTTGCAGATTCTGGTATACTTTGTTGTTGAGGACTATGCAAACTATTGGCTGCACAGATCGCTTCACTGCAAATGGGGCTACGACAAAATCCACCGAGTGCACCACGAATACGTGGCTCCAATTGGATTTGCAGCACCTTATGCACATTGGGCTGAAATCATCATTCTTGGCTTAGCTTCATTTCTTGGTCCATTACTTGTTCCAGGACACATGGTCACTTTCTGGCTTTGGATGATTCTGAGGCAGATGGAAGCCATTGAGACTCACTGTGg GTATGATTTCCCTTGGAGCCCTTTAAAATACATTCCCTTTTATGGAGGAGCAGCTTTCCATGATTACCATCACTACGTGGGAGGGAAAAGCCAGAGCAATTTCGCATCAGTATTCACATATTGTGATCATATCTATGGAACCAACAAG GGCTATCGGTATATGCAGAAGGAAGCTTTTCAAAAG ACAAGGGAGAAACAAAGGCAAGAATGA